A genome region from Clostridium sp. JN-9 includes the following:
- a CDS encoding phosphatase PAP2 family protein: MKIVNKIYNYIPKYAVKPLILCVVFNFTAYSGVRLFYKNRVFHDLTTALDNRIPVIPAFTLIYFGSYIFWIVNYILICRINEERCYRFITADIMGKLICFIIYVTFPTTNVRPYIASSDIFANMLKFLYTIDAANNLFPSIHCLVSWYCFAGLRNCKTIPAWYRYLSLFIAVIICISTLTTKQHVIADVIGGVLLAEITWQVSLHAQLYKTIKSINQEA, encoded by the coding sequence ATGAAAATAGTAAATAAAATATACAATTATATTCCAAAATATGCTGTTAAGCCTTTAATTTTATGTGTGGTTTTTAATTTCACAGCATACTCAGGGGTACGGTTATTTTACAAAAACAGGGTCTTTCATGATTTAACTACTGCTTTGGATAATAGAATTCCTGTTATTCCAGCATTTACATTAATCTATTTTGGAAGTTATATTTTTTGGATTGTTAACTATATATTAATATGCAGAATAAATGAAGAACGATGTTATCGCTTTATAACTGCAGATATAATGGGAAAGCTCATATGCTTTATAATATATGTTACCTTCCCAACAACTAATGTAAGACCTTATATTGCTTCATCTGATATTTTTGCAAATATGCTTAAATTTTTATATACTATAGATGCGGCAAATAATCTTTTCCCATCCATTCATTGTTTGGTAAGCTGGTATTGTTTTGCTGGTTTAAGAAATTGTAAAACAATTCCTGCATGGTATCGATATTTGTCTTTGTTTATAGCAGTAATAATATGCATTTCAACTTTGACAACAAAGCAGCATGTTATAGCAGACGTTATAGGAGGAGTTTTACTTGCGGAAATAACGTGGCAGGTATCTTTGCATGCACAACTTTATAAAACAATAAAATCTATAAATCAGGAGGCATAA
- a CDS encoding transposase, translating into MLFLPRTERIKFEDAIYHVMVRSITEVPLFKKDDDKEKYLNQMKNYQIIYGFKVYAYCMMSNHAHFIIDSNGADISKIMHGLNFKYAVTFNRIHDRHGYVFQDRFKSKIVDTDRYLITLSAYIHNNPLKIKGYETCPEKYKYSSLRVYLGLEEDKTGLLGEAYIMQMLGLNVNKARENYLKLVYMCDKKKLKKEIEFEDEKTEYRSERKILVRNFDHEKILEFISQETGIDKVMLYVKNNRNSKSARALAVLLMRSLCNFKMKHICEILGNITESRVSKLCSIGVELISTEDRYKDIVNKFILRQTS; encoded by the coding sequence GTGCTTTTCTTGCCGAGAACTGAAAGAATAAAATTTGAAGATGCAATATATCACGTGATGGTGAGGAGTATAACAGAGGTCCCATTGTTTAAGAAAGATGATGACAAGGAAAAATATTTGAATCAGATGAAAAATTACCAAATAATATATGGATTTAAGGTTTATGCATATTGTATGATGAGCAACCATGCTCATTTTATAATAGATTCTAATGGGGCGGACATATCTAAAATAATGCATGGGTTAAATTTTAAATATGCAGTAACATTCAATCGGATTCATGATAGACATGGTTATGTGTTTCAGGATAGGTTCAAGAGCAAAATAGTAGACACAGACAGGTACTTAATAACTTTATCAGCTTATATTCACAATAATCCACTGAAAATAAAGGGTTATGAAACATGCCCTGAAAAATATAAATATTCAAGCTTAAGAGTATATTTAGGACTTGAAGAAGATAAAACAGGTCTTTTAGGTGAAGCATACATAATGCAAATGCTGGGATTAAATGTAAATAAAGCAAGGGAAAACTATCTCAAGCTTGTATACATGTGTGATAAAAAGAAATTAAAGAAGGAAATAGAATTTGAAGATGAAAAAACTGAGTATAGAAGTGAAAGAAAAATATTAGTAAGAAATTTTGATCATGAGAAGATATTAGAATTCATATCACAAGAAACAGGAATAGATAAAGTTATGCTTTATGTTAAAAATAACAGAAATAGTAAGTCTGCCAGGGCTTTAGCAGTATTATTAATGAGGAGTTTATGTAATTTTAAAATGAAGCATATATGCGAAATCCTTGGAAATATAACCGAGTCAAGAGTATCAAAGCTTTGTTCTATCGGAGTTGAATTAATATCAACGGAGGATAGGTATAAAGATATTGTAAATAAATTTATTCTACGGCAGACGTCTTAA
- a CDS encoding radical SAM protein: MKISKKDALKWFEFFSMLPEDQELMVKQQEIIYSTFAQIEAAIDYRNDKLMSEIKDLKTLKNRTFFVGNESKFPKGCCSCLLGTGLGAIRKTNKCNAQCKFCYDYGEMDDIPPIGEGMWEIGGTKFYEKDIDLLLSIHDKPTGICYVYLEPFMEIEKYYSVIKKFSDAGVHQHLYTNGILAKEDTLKALGEAGLDEIRFNMGASNCSDKVIENIGIAKKYIKNVGIETPMTPEFFEAFFKKKQTILDTKLDFINCAELHLNENNIDNYYGEDMYIARHGYISPIWSRELTLKFMKIADEEKWDLVVHDCSNYTKFARDLNLSSKEGKWFGASSYACEFTRIPYEAFLPILRDDNFKFLSEEELPEGYKPGELIY, translated from the coding sequence GTGAAAATTTCAAAAAAAGATGCACTTAAATGGTTTGAATTCTTTTCCATGCTGCCAGAGGATCAGGAACTTATGGTAAAACAGCAGGAAATCATTTATTCAACCTTTGCACAAATTGAGGCGGCTATTGATTATAGAAATGATAAGTTGATGTCTGAAATTAAAGACTTGAAAACTTTAAAGAATAGAACTTTTTTTGTGGGAAATGAAAGCAAATTCCCAAAAGGATGCTGCTCTTGTCTGCTTGGTACTGGTTTGGGCGCAATTAGAAAAACCAATAAATGTAACGCGCAGTGTAAGTTTTGTTATGATTATGGAGAGATGGATGATATTCCTCCAATTGGCGAAGGTATGTGGGAAATTGGAGGCACAAAGTTTTATGAGAAGGATATTGATTTACTCCTTTCCATCCATGATAAACCCACCGGCATCTGCTACGTTTATTTAGAGCCATTTATGGAAATTGAAAAATACTATTCAGTAATAAAGAAATTTAGTGATGCAGGAGTTCATCAGCATTTATATACAAATGGGATTTTAGCTAAGGAAGACACATTAAAGGCATTAGGTGAAGCAGGTCTTGATGAGATACGTTTCAACATGGGTGCTTCTAATTGTTCAGATAAAGTTATTGAAAATATTGGAATAGCAAAAAAATATATTAAAAATGTAGGTATTGAAACTCCAATGACACCTGAATTTTTTGAAGCTTTTTTTAAGAAGAAACAAACAATATTAGATACAAAACTTGATTTTATAAATTGTGCGGAATTACATTTAAATGAGAATAACATAGATAATTATTATGGAGAAGATATGTACATTGCAAGGCATGGCTATATATCTCCAATCTGGAGCAGGGAATTAACTTTGAAATTCATGAAAATAGCTGATGAAGAAAAATGGGATTTAGTAGTTCATGATTGTTCAAACTATACAAAGTTTGCAAGAGATTTAAATTTGAGCAGCAAAGAGGGTAAATGGTTTGGAGCCAGCAGTTATGCCTGTGAGTTCACAAGGATTCCATACGAAGCATTTTTACCAATACTCCGAGATGACAATTTCAAATTTTTAAGTGAGGAAGAATTGCCTGAGGGTTATAAACCAGGGGAGCTGATTTATTAA
- a CDS encoding glycosyltransferase family 2 protein: MKVLTVAIPCYNSAAYMDKAIESLLIGSEDIEILIVDDGSSDNTSIIADQYEKKYPNIIHAIHKENGGHGDAVNTGLKYANGIYFKVLDSDDWFDKDSLVKVLEILNDMINNSKSLDMLITNYVYENVHIHKSKSINYKSAMPQNKIFTWDDLGYLKSSQNILMHSVIYRTEVLKKCDLELPKHTFYVDNIFVYKPLPYVNTMYYADLDLYRYFIGREDQSVNEKVMIKRIDQQIKITKIMIDCYDPMLIKCKKLQKYMIKYLVMMMTVSTVLLLKDNTEESLKKKEGLWNYLNSRNEKLYDEVNKSFLGLAVQFKGSLGRKIILLGYSASRRIFGFN; encoded by the coding sequence ATGAAAGTTCTAACTGTAGCAATACCTTGCTACAATTCAGCAGCATATATGGATAAAGCAATAGAATCGCTGCTAATTGGAAGTGAGGATATAGAAATTTTAATCGTAGACGATGGTTCCAGTGATAATACTTCAATAATAGCAGACCAGTATGAGAAAAAGTATCCTAATATTATACACGCAATACACAAGGAAAATGGCGGACATGGTGACGCAGTAAATACAGGACTTAAATATGCAAATGGCATATATTTTAAAGTTTTGGACAGCGATGACTGGTTTGATAAAGACAGTCTGGTAAAGGTACTTGAAATATTAAATGACATGATTAATAATTCCAAATCCTTAGACATGCTAATAACAAATTATGTATATGAAAATGTACATATACATAAATCTAAAAGCATTAATTATAAAAGTGCAATGCCCCAGAATAAAATTTTCACATGGGATGATTTAGGATATCTTAAAAGCAGCCAGAATATATTGATGCATTCGGTTATTTATCGTACAGAAGTGCTTAAAAAATGCGATTTAGAACTTCCTAAACATACATTTTATGTGGATAACATCTTTGTGTATAAACCACTGCCATATGTAAACACAATGTATTATGCAGATTTGGACTTATATAGATATTTTATTGGAAGAGAAGATCAGTCAGTTAATGAAAAAGTAATGATAAAACGTATTGATCAGCAGATTAAGATAACAAAAATAATGATTGACTGTTATGATCCAATGCTTATAAAATGTAAGAAACTGCAAAAATATATGATAAAATATCTTGTTATGATGATGACAGTAAGCACAGTGCTTTTGTTAAAGGATAATACAGAGGAAAGTTTAAAAAAGAAGGAAGGACTTTGGAATTATCTAAATTCCAGAAATGAGAAATTGTATGATGAAGTTAATAAATCCTTTTTAGGATTAGCTGTTCAATTTAAAGGCTCATTAGGAAGAAAAATCATATTACTTGGCTATTCAGCATCAAGAAGAATATTTGGATTTAATTAA
- a CDS encoding FAD-binding oxidoreductase: MKRKRYLWILFYAFAVLLPSIFYISDAINKQLGFLLILAGFFGTTAYSLFAFQFFLTSRPKIIDKQFGLDRIYRFHMFIAVAALVFAFTHKMIKGIYFSESFQTQLGDAALTIFIVISIFSVLMMVNKLFFKVKIVDILRKFLNNTLKIKHQYKVLIHNIFLIALVVLLFHILLASSVKTNLPLEITLITYFIVPLISYFNHKIIKVHFNKSKKYTVSEIINESENITTIKFKPKYGKVFQYMPGQFMYLRLYNPDIPRDEHPFTISSSPWHTDYVSVTVKQLGDFTNSLNKLKVGDDSYIDGPFGKFSYLKRPDHKKICFIAGGIGITPFLGMLRYMNSTDNGKDVILLWGARDLSEVICKKELDGYASKFENFKFVPVISGDKSYNGEKGYIDANLIKKYTADPLDYDFYLCGPPVMMEMMIKNLKSLGVPKDNVYFERFAI; encoded by the coding sequence ATGAAACGAAAACGTTACTTGTGGATTTTATTCTACGCATTTGCAGTATTACTGCCGTCAATATTCTATATTTCTGATGCTATAAATAAACAATTAGGCTTTTTATTAATTTTAGCTGGATTCTTTGGAACAACAGCATATTCGCTTTTTGCATTCCAGTTCTTTCTCACATCCAGGCCTAAAATAATAGACAAGCAATTTGGTTTGGATAGGATTTATAGATTTCATATGTTTATTGCTGTTGCAGCATTAGTATTTGCCTTTACGCATAAAATGATAAAAGGCATATATTTTTCGGAATCTTTCCAAACCCAGCTTGGTGATGCTGCCCTTACCATTTTTATTGTCATAAGTATATTTAGTGTACTAATGATGGTTAACAAACTGTTTTTCAAAGTAAAAATTGTAGATATTCTTAGAAAGTTTTTAAATAATACTTTGAAAATAAAACATCAGTATAAGGTTCTGATACACAATATTTTCCTTATAGCTTTGGTAGTTCTGCTATTTCATATTTTATTAGCTTCTTCGGTAAAAACAAACCTGCCATTAGAAATTACTTTGATTACTTATTTTATAGTACCGCTTATTTCATACTTTAATCACAAAATAATCAAGGTACATTTTAATAAAAGCAAAAAATATACTGTATCTGAAATTATTAATGAGTCAGAAAATATTACTACAATAAAATTTAAGCCAAAGTACGGCAAAGTATTTCAGTACATGCCTGGACAATTTATGTATCTAAGGCTTTACAATCCGGATATTCCAAGGGATGAGCATCCCTTTACTATTTCCTCAAGTCCATGGCACACTGATTATGTTTCTGTAACTGTAAAGCAGTTAGGTGATTTTACAAACAGCTTAAATAAGTTAAAAGTCGGGGATGATTCATATATTGATGGGCCCTTTGGCAAATTCTCATACTTAAAAAGACCTGATCATAAAAAAATATGTTTTATAGCAGGTGGAATAGGAATCACTCCATTCCTTGGAATGTTAAGATATATGAATTCAACTGATAATGGCAAAGATGTGATATTGCTCTGGGGTGCCCGTGACCTGTCCGAAGTTATATGTAAAAAAGAACTGGATGGTTATGCATCAAAGTTTGAAAACTTTAAGTTTGTCCCTGTTATTTCAGGTGATAAATCCTATAATGGTGAGAAAGGCTATATAGATGCCAATTTAATAAAAAAATATACAGCTGATCCTCTTGATTATGATTTTTACCTATGCGGCCCTCCAGTTATGATGGAAATGATGATAAAGAATCTTAAAAGTTTAGGCGTACCAAAGGATAATGTGTATTTTGAAAGATTTGCAATATAG
- the pepI gene encoding proline iminopeptidase, with protein sequence MKITEGYMPYLGYKTYYRIVGECTSNKKPLVLLHGGPGSTHNYFEVLDKVAEDGRAVIMYDQLGCGLSATPSRPDLWRAETWIEELIQLRKYLSLDQIHLLGQSWGGMQAIQYACQYKPKGIKSYILSSTLPSAALWEKEQRRRVTYLPKEMQDAIAKAEKTGDYSSEEYQKAEEEFMLRHCAGPVTDDSPECIRRPKVSGTEAYLTAWGQNEFSPSGTLKNFDFTEELKNIKEPCLITSGLLDLCSPLIAKTMYDRIPNSEWELFEFSRHMAFVEENDKYIKVLNKWLNKND encoded by the coding sequence ATGAAAATTACTGAAGGATATATGCCATACTTAGGATATAAAACATACTACAGAATAGTAGGTGAATGCACATCAAATAAGAAACCACTGGTTTTATTACATGGAGGACCAGGCTCTACACATAATTATTTTGAGGTACTTGATAAGGTTGCGGAAGATGGACGAGCAGTTATTATGTATGATCAATTAGGATGTGGATTATCAGCCACACCTTCAAGGCCTGATTTGTGGCGTGCTGAAACATGGATTGAAGAATTAATCCAGTTGCGAAAGTATTTGAGCTTAGACCAAATTCATCTGCTTGGACAATCCTGGGGAGGCATGCAGGCAATTCAGTATGCATGTCAATACAAACCTAAGGGAATTAAAAGCTATATCTTGTCCAGCACTTTGCCATCTGCTGCATTATGGGAAAAAGAGCAGCGTAGAAGAGTTACATATCTTCCAAAGGAAATGCAGGATGCCATTGCGAAAGCAGAAAAAACAGGGGATTATTCATCTGAAGAATATCAGAAGGCAGAAGAAGAGTTTATGCTTCGTCACTGTGCAGGCCCAGTAACAGATGATTCACCAGAATGTATAAGACGTCCAAAGGTTTCCGGAACAGAGGCATATTTAACTGCATGGGGTCAGAATGAATTCAGTCCATCTGGTACATTAAAGAACTTTGATTTTACAGAAGAGCTTAAAAATATTAAGGAACCTTGTTTGATAACAAGCGGATTGCTTGATCTTTGTTCACCGCTTATTGCAAAAACAATGTATGACAGGATTCCAAATTCTGAATGGGAATTATTTGAGTTCAGCCGCCATATGGCATTTGTAGAAGAGAATGATAAATATATAAAGGTTCTTAATAAATGGCTGAATAAAAACGACTAA
- the glf gene encoding UDP-galactopyranose mutase gives MYDYLIVGSGLFGSIFAYEANKRGKKCLVIDKRSHIGGNIYTEQVEGIQVHKYGAHIFHTSNKKVWDYMNKFAEFNRYTNSPIARYKSEVYNLPFNMNTFNNMWGVITPSEAKAKIQQQIKEAGITNPKNLEEQAISLVGKDIYEKLIKGYTEKQWGRSAKELPSFIIKRLPVRFTYDNNYFNDKYQGIPIGGYTGIIEKMLNGIDVRLETDFFEHYDELTASADKIVFTGMIDEYYNYCFGTLEYRSLGFETEVLDCENYQGNAVVNYTEYEVPYTRIIEHKHFEFGCQNGKVNPKTVITREYPIAWSHGDEPYYPMNDEKNNKLYAKYKELADKENKVIFGGRLGMYRYLDMHNVVAEALMCAEKELKAD, from the coding sequence ATGTACGATTATCTAATTGTTGGATCAGGTTTGTTTGGATCCATATTTGCATATGAGGCTAATAAAAGAGGTAAGAAATGTCTTGTAATAGACAAACGATCACATATTGGAGGAAATATATATACTGAACAGGTAGAAGGAATTCAGGTACATAAGTATGGAGCACATATTTTCCATACCAGCAACAAGAAGGTATGGGATTATATGAATAAGTTTGCTGAATTTAATAGATATACCAATTCACCCATTGCAAGGTATAAATCTGAAGTATATAATCTGCCTTTTAATATGAATACATTTAATAATATGTGGGGAGTAATTACTCCCTCAGAAGCAAAGGCTAAGATTCAGCAGCAGATTAAGGAAGCTGGTATTACTAATCCTAAAAATCTTGAAGAGCAGGCCATAAGTTTAGTAGGAAAGGATATATACGAGAAGCTTATAAAAGGTTATACAGAGAAACAGTGGGGACGAAGTGCAAAAGAACTCCCAAGTTTTATTATAAAAAGACTTCCTGTTCGTTTTACTTATGATAACAACTATTTTAATGATAAATATCAGGGGATACCTATTGGAGGTTACACAGGAATAATTGAGAAAATGCTTAATGGCATAGATGTGCGCCTGGAAACAGATTTTTTTGAGCATTATGATGAGCTCACAGCTTCTGCTGATAAAATTGTTTTTACAGGAATGATTGATGAATACTATAACTATTGCTTTGGTACACTTGAATATCGTTCACTTGGTTTTGAAACAGAAGTTCTGGACTGTGAAAATTATCAAGGCAATGCAGTAGTTAATTATACTGAATATGAGGTGCCATATACGAGAATTATCGAGCATAAACATTTTGAGTTTGGATGCCAAAATGGTAAGGTTAATCCAAAGACGGTAATTACAAGGGAATATCCAATTGCATGGAGCCATGGAGATGAACCTTATTATCCAATGAATGATGAAAAGAATAATAAATTATATGCAAAATATAAGGAATTAGCAGATAAAGAGAATAAAGTAATATTCGGCGGACGTCTTGGAATGTATAGATATCTTGATATGCATAATGTTGTAGCAGAAGCACTTATGTGCGCGGAAAAAGAACTGAAGGCTGACTAA
- the larA gene encoding nickel-dependent lactate racemase, with the protein MLKFKLPYDSKTIDVELEEKNFAGILESKQGTYECKEGESEIVERSLDNVIGGHSLEELAKGRKNIVIISSDHTRPVPSRIITPILLRRIRSVSPDARIRILVATGFHRPSTKDELIAKYGDEIVNNEEIVMHVSTDDSSMKKIGILPSGGECIINKIAAEADLLLAEGFIEAHFFAGFSGGRKSVLPGVASYKTIMANHSGEFINDKNSRAGNLCHNLVHEDMVYAAKAAKLAFIINVVLNGDHKIIGSFAGHLEKAHSAGCKFVNSLAGVNKVSCDIAISTNGGYPLDQNIYQAVKGMTAAEATLNENGVIIMVAGCRDGHGGQAFYDNIANVKDPKEFLDLAVKTPRLKTLPEQWTSQILARILVHHKVIMVSDLLDPSLAANLHMEIAKTIDEALKRAFELKGTNAKVAVIPDGLSVIVNSKN; encoded by the coding sequence ATGTTAAAATTTAAATTACCATACGATTCCAAAACAATAGATGTTGAACTGGAAGAAAAAAACTTTGCAGGCATTCTGGAATCAAAACAAGGAACTTATGAATGTAAAGAAGGAGAAAGTGAAATTGTTGAAAGGTCATTAGATAATGTAATAGGGGGACATTCCTTAGAAGAATTAGCTAAGGGCAGAAAAAACATTGTAATCATTAGCAGTGATCATACAAGACCGGTTCCTTCTCGCATTATTACACCTATTTTATTAAGGAGAATCCGAAGTGTATCTCCTGATGCGCGTATTCGTATTTTAGTTGCTACAGGTTTTCACAGACCAAGTACAAAAGATGAATTAATAGCAAAGTATGGAGATGAAATTGTTAATAATGAAGAAATAGTAATGCATGTTTCTACAGATGATTCCTCCATGAAAAAAATCGGTATACTGCCAAGCGGCGGCGAATGCATTATTAATAAGATTGCCGCTGAAGCCGATTTACTTTTAGCTGAAGGATTTATAGAAGCACACTTTTTTGCAGGATTTTCTGGAGGCAGGAAATCAGTATTACCTGGTGTAGCCTCATATAAAACAATAATGGCAAATCACAGCGGAGAATTTATTAATGATAAAAACTCCCGTGCTGGAAACCTATGTCACAATTTAGTTCATGAAGATATGGTCTATGCCGCAAAAGCTGCAAAATTAGCTTTTATTATTAACGTAGTATTAAATGGTGATCACAAAATTATAGGATCCTTTGCCGGCCACCTGGAAAAAGCTCATTCAGCAGGCTGCAAATTTGTAAATAGTCTGGCTGGAGTAAATAAAGTTTCATGTGATATAGCTATTTCTACAAATGGAGGATATCCTCTTGATCAGAATATTTACCAGGCAGTTAAGGGAATGACTGCTGCAGAAGCAACTTTAAATGAAAATGGAGTAATCATTATGGTTGCAGGATGCAGAGATGGTCACGGCGGGCAGGCTTTTTATGATAACATAGCTAATGTAAAAGATCCAAAGGAATTTTTAGATTTAGCAGTTAAAACCCCAAGATTGAAAACTTTACCTGAACAGTGGACATCACAGATATTAGCCAGAATTTTAGTTCATCATAAGGTTATTATGGTTTCTGATTTGCTGGATCCATCATTAGCTGCCAATTTACATATGGAAATTGCAAAGACTATAGATGAAGCATTAAAGCGTGCATTTGAATTAAAGGGCACAAACGCAAAAGTAGCAGTAATACCTGATGGACTAAGTGTTATTGTTAACTCAAAAAACTAG
- the larD gene encoding D/L-lactic acid transporter LarD has translation MFQHLTAEFLGTALMIIFGVGVHCDEVLKNTKYRGSGHLFAITTWAFGITISLFVFGGVCINPAMALAQSMLGMIPWSYFVPYCIAEFLGALAGALIVYVMYADHFKASEDEVDPIAVRNIFSTNPIIRNFPRNFFVEMFATFIFITSILAIAIKNESMLPIGVGLLVWAIGMALGGPTGFAMNQARDLGPRLAFQILPIKNKADNDWQYGLLIPGIAPFVGAALAAAFVHFYFGI, from the coding sequence ATGTTTCAACATTTAACTGCTGAATTTTTAGGCACTGCCCTTATGATTATATTTGGTGTAGGTGTACATTGTGATGAAGTATTAAAGAACACTAAATACCGTGGAAGTGGACATTTATTTGCCATTACAACATGGGCATTTGGAATTACAATCAGCTTATTTGTTTTTGGAGGTGTATGCATTAATCCAGCTATGGCTTTAGCTCAAAGTATGCTTGGAATGATTCCCTGGTCTTACTTTGTTCCTTATTGCATTGCAGAATTTTTGGGTGCCCTTGCTGGTGCATTAATTGTATATGTAATGTATGCTGACCATTTTAAAGCCAGTGAAGATGAAGTTGATCCAATTGCTGTTAGAAATATTTTTTCAACCAATCCAATTATCAGAAACTTCCCCAGGAACTTTTTTGTAGAAATGTTTGCAACCTTTATATTCATAACTTCTATTTTAGCAATTGCAATAAAAAATGAAAGTATGTTACCAATAGGAGTTGGCCTTTTAGTGTGGGCAATAGGTATGGCTCTAGGCGGCCCTACAGGCTTTGCTATGAATCAGGCTCGTGACCTGGGCCCAAGACTGGCATTTCAGATATTACCAATAAAAAATAAAGCAGATAATGACTGGCAGTATGGACTATTAATACCTGGTATAGCACCTTTCGTTGGTGCAGCTTTAGCAGCAGCATTCGTACATTTTTATTTTGGTATTTAA
- a CDS encoding M50 family metallopeptidase — protein sequence MTFIIELLIRTCLETVYLIGVIVLFGLLLGVLRNNSIRNFQRGFGTKALMVTGFIGVPIHELSHAVIAILFGHKIVGIKLFQKPDVNGVMGYVQHTYNKDSLYQQAGNFFIGIAPIFGGAVSIIALMKGIIPKAYNGFINILFNSLNITVINKSTIEMIMNSYLGLIKVIFSLKNFENPAFYIFLFTAICISSHISLSYADIKGASRGLLIIFLILFILNALNLSKYILSIDLIKYNILITSILIIALVLSTVTFLISVISAF from the coding sequence ATGACATTTATAATTGAACTTTTAATTAGAACTTGTTTAGAAACAGTGTATCTTATAGGAGTGATTGTCCTGTTTGGATTACTCCTTGGAGTATTAAGAAATAATTCTATAAGAAATTTTCAAAGGGGTTTTGGAACTAAAGCCCTAATGGTAACAGGATTTATTGGCGTTCCAATACATGAACTGAGTCATGCTGTGATTGCCATTCTATTTGGACATAAGATTGTAGGAATAAAATTATTTCAAAAGCCAGATGTAAATGGAGTAATGGGATATGTGCAGCACACATATAACAAGGATAGTTTGTATCAACAGGCAGGAAACTTTTTTATAGGTATAGCACCTATATTTGGAGGAGCAGTTTCAATAATAGCTTTAATGAAGGGTATAATACCAAAAGCATATAACGGATTTATTAACATATTATTTAATAGCCTGAATATTACAGTGATAAATAAAAGTACAATTGAAATGATAATGAATTCTTATTTAGGATTGATAAAAGTTATCTTTTCATTGAAAAACTTTGAAAATCCTGCCTTTTATATTTTTTTATTTACAGCTATATGTATTTCATCTCATATATCTTTAAGCTATGCCGACATAAAAGGAGCCAGCAGAGGACTGCTTATTATATTTTTAATTTTATTTATATTGAATGCTTTGAATTTATCAAAGTATATATTATCTATTGATTTAATAAAATATAATATTTTGATAACATCAATTCTCATAATAGCTTTGGTACTTTCCACAGTAACATTCCTGATAAGTGTGATTTCAGCTTTTTAA
- a CDS encoding Crp/Fnr family transcriptional regulator, producing MDSNFLVDFLEKNNIPTVTKKYHMYLTYYGLEQKYTYVLKEGIIKTSIILKNGREFNISYICVPDIISLLRDEVSNYTSSPFNVRVESEEAVFYKIPRVEFWKFVNNNVELQNYVKEYYRLKLSESIHNHQIITMNSKKGAVCAFLYNLISKFGRKGEAGYIIDFPITNEDIAAFCGISTRSSVNRILHELREEKIIDIVNQRIYILDVQYLYEFVLC from the coding sequence GTGGATTCAAACTTTTTAGTTGATTTTTTAGAAAAAAATAATATACCAACCGTTACTAAAAAATATCACATGTATTTGACTTATTATGGACTGGAGCAAAAATATACTTATGTTTTAAAAGAGGGAATAATAAAAACAAGTATTATTTTAAAGAATGGACGTGAATTTAATATTTCTTATATATGCGTTCCAGATATTATATCTTTACTGAGGGATGAAGTAAGTAATTATACGTCATCTCCATTTAATGTGAGAGTTGAATCTGAAGAAGCAGTTTTTTATAAAATTCCCAGGGTTGAATTTTGGAAGTTTGTAAATAATAATGTAGAATTACAGAATTATGTTAAGGAATATTATAGATTAAAATTGTCAGAAAGCATACATAATCATCAGATTATAACTATGAATAGTAAAAAGGGTGCAGTTTGTGCATTTTTATATAATTTAATCAGTAAGTTCGGGAGAAAAGGAGAAGCAGGATATATAATTGATTTTCCAATTACTAATGAAGATATTGCAGCTTTCTGCGGAATTTCAACCAGGAGCAGTGTTAATAGAATTCTACATGAATTAAGGGAAGAGAAGATAATTGATATTGTAAATCAGAGGATATATATATTAGATGTTCAGTATTTATATGAATTTGTACTGTGTTGA